Below is a window of Aggregicoccus sp. 17bor-14 DNA.
CTCGCCGCGCTCCTGCGCCCCGGCGAGCGGGTGAGCGTGGTGGGGCACGACTGGGGCGGGGCCATCGCCTACCAGCTGGGCATGCACCACCCGGAGCGGCTCGCGCGGCTCGCGGTGGTGAACGCGCCGCACCCCGCCGTGATGGCGCGGCGCGTGTGGCGGCCGGACCAGCTCCTGCGCAGCAGCTACATGGGCCTCTTCCAGCTCCCCTGGCTGCCCGAGCGCCTGCTGAGCGCGCACGGCGGCTGGCTCGTGCCGCGCGCCATCCGCGCCGCGATGGTCCACCCGGAGCGCGTGCCGCTCGAGCGCCTCGCTCCCTACGCGCAGAACTTCGCCCGCCCCGCGGCCGCGCACGCCGCGCTCGCCTACTACCGCTGCGCGGTGCGGCGCGCCGTGCTGCGCAAGGACACCGGCGCGCCCCCGCCCATCCGCGCGCCCTTCCGCCTCGTCTGGGCCGAGCGCGACGTGGCGCTCGGCCGCCACCTCACCCGCGGCCTCGCGCCCCTCTTCCGCGGCCCCTTCGACGTGCGCTACCTGCCGGACGTGGGCCACTTCGCCCCGCTGGAGGCGCCCGAGGCGGTGGCGGCGCTGCTGCAGGAGCACCTCCGGGCGGCCACCGCGCGCGCCCCGGCGACGGACGCCCTCGAGGCCGCCGCGGCGAACGACGCCGGCGCCGAGGGCTCCGAGGCCGGCCCGCCCTCCCTCTGAACTCCGGGCCGAGGGCGATATCCGCGCGCCTGCCTGCGCGTTGTACAGGGTGCCAGCGCAGTGCATCCACCAGGAGGCACCCGTCCCATGCTCCGCCGCCCCGTCGTCCCTGGAGCACCGCCGTCGCGGTGGGTCCTCAGCGCGCTGCTCCTGCTTGCGCTCGCGGCGCCGGCCGCCCCGCACGAGCCGCCCCTGTACCCGGGGGCGGACCCGCAGCCCAAGACCGAGCACGTGTACACGTACCCGCTGCCCGAGGCGCTCGCCGCGGCGCGCGCGCTGCTCGAGTCGCACGACCAGGACGTGGAGCCCTTCGAGGGCGCCGCGCTCGCGGCCCAGGCGAAGGACGGGAAGGGGCAGCCGCTGCCCGGCGCCGAGCTCATCACGCGCTGGCGCGTGCTGGGCCACGCGCAGCAGCCGCGCGCGAGCACGGCCGCCTCGGGCTTCAACCGCCTGCGCCGCTACTACGTGCAGGGCATCGCGCTGGGGCCCGAGCACTCGGTGGTGCGCATCTTCCGCATCGACCGCGAGGAGGCCTTCACCGGCAAGGACACCCCCACGGACGTGGTGGGCGAGGGCGCGCAGGGCGTGACGGGCCACGCCGCCTCCATCACCAACCAGTGGGCGGAGTTCGACCAGGCGGCGGAGGCCGCGCGCCACCACACCAGCACCCCGGACGACAACGGCCGCAACCACGCGAAGAACATGGCGGACCAGCGCGTGGGCGAGGAGGCGCGCGTGGGCCAGGGCGGCCTCGGGCGGCTCGAGCGCAGCATGCCCGCGGACCCGCGCTTCGTGAACCAGCACCGCATGCCGGGCCAGGACGACATGCGCGGCAGCAACGAGCTGGGCGTGCGCGACCTCGGGCTCGAGCGCGAGCTGGTGCAGCGCCTCGAGCAGTTCCCCTCGCTCGAGTTCACCGGCGGCGGCGTGGACCCGGCCCTGCCGCCCTCCCCGCCGCGCGCCCCGCCCCTCACGATGGGCTGGGAGCAGGAGCAGGGCGGGATGCCCTTTGCCGGCCCGGGCGCCCCGAAGCCGCTGCTGTGCGGCGAGTCCGTGCGCGGCCTCGAGCCGCTCGAGAAGGCGGGCCTCGCGGTGCTGGTGGGTGAGCAGCTGGGCACGCGCGAGGTGCCCGCCGCGGTGGGCAACCTCGCCTGCCAGCTCGCGCAGCGGAAGCGCCCGGTGCTGCTGGCGCTGCCCCTGCCGCAGGAGGAGCAGCCCGCGCTCGAGGCGTACCTGCGCAGCGTGGGCACGCGCGAGGACCAGGACGTGCTCTTGCAGGGCAGCTTCTGGCGCCAGGTGCCGCGCGACGGGCGCAGCAGCCGCGCGCTCGTGGTGCTCATCGAGCGCGTGCGGCGCTGGCGCGCGGGCGGCCTGCCCATCGAGGCCTTCGCCTACGACGCGCGCAACCTGAAGGACGACCCGCGCGAGCAGCGGGGCGCCGAGGCGCTGCTCGCGCGCGCGCACCAGCACCCCGAGGCCACGCTGCTGGTGCTGGGCGGCAACGAGCACGTGCGGCTGAAGGACGGCGCGCGCTGGAACCGCGCCCTGCGCCCGCTCGGCTCGCGCCTGCTCGCCGCGGGGCTGCAGGTGCACGCGCTGGACACCGCCTTCGCGCGCGGCCAGCGCTGGGCCTGCGGCGTGAACTCCCACCGCGAGGCCGACTGCCGCATCTACGCCGCCGCCCCCACCGACGAGAGCTACTCGCCGCCCGGCCAGGCGCCCTCCGTGCAGCTGCTCGGCGCGCCGAGCGCGGCAGGCTTCGACGGGCTCTTGCACGTGGGCGCCCTCACCCCGGCCCTGCCGGCGCTGCTGCCGCGCGGCTCGGAGAGCGCGCCCCCGGCGCTCGCGCACTCGAGCGCCCCGGCCGCCGCCGCCGCGAACGTGCCCGAGGCGGTGCCCCCGGCCGCGGGCGCGGCGCCCGGCCTCGCGGCCCTTCCCCCGGGCAGCCCCGGCGCTCCCGCGCCCGGCTCGGAGGTGGCGGATGGCGAGGAGGCCCCGCTGCCCGCGAGCCCGGCGCCCGCGGGGAGCAAGCCCGCGGTGGACTGCGGCGAGCCCATCGCCGGCGCGGACGCGCTGTTCCGCCCGCGCGGGCTGCTCCTGCTCGGCGAGGTGCAGGGCTCCAACGAGATTCCGACGGTGGTGGGGCAGCTGGTGTGCGCTGCGGCGAGCCGCGGCCTGCCGGTGACGCTCGCCGTGGAGCTGCCGCGCAAGGAGCAGCGCCGCCTCAACCGCTTCCTCGCGAGCGACGGAGGGCCGGTCGCCCGCGCGCAGCTGCTGCAGGGCGACTTCTGGCACCGCACCTTCCAGGACGGGCGCAGCTCGGTCGCCATGCTGCAGCTGCTCGAGCGCGCGCGGGCCGAGCGCCACGCGGGGCTGCCCATCGAGGTGCTCGCCTTCGACACCTTCGCCCAGGGCAGCGCGCACGACGCGCTCATGGCCCAGGCGCTGCTCGCCGAGCGCACGCGCTCTCCGGGGCGGCTCGCGGTGGTGCTCACGGGCAACGTGCACGCGCGCACCGCGAAGGGCACGTCCTGGGACCCGGCCTTCCTCCCGCTGGGCTACCTGCTGCGCCAGCGCGAGCCGGGGCTCGTGGCGCTGGACGTGGACCACGGCGGGGGCGCCGCCAACAGCTGCAAGCTGGAGCCGGGAGGCAAGGTGCAGTGCGGCGTGTTCCGCGAGACGGCCCCCATCGACATGCGCCGCGAGTTCATGAGCGGCCCCGCCGTGGAGCGCCACTTCCTCGGCCACCGGCCCTTCGTGCAGCTGGGGGCGAAGCGCTCGGCCGAGGGCTTCGACGGCCTGTACTACGTGGGCCGGCTCAGCCCGGCGGCCCCTGCCGCCCCGGAGCTCGAGACGGCGGCCGCGCCCGCGCGCCCCCCGCCCTGAGGGAAGCGAGCGAGCGGGGTGGCCCTTGCCACGAAGATGGGGTTCAATTCAGGCTTTCTCCACCGTTCCTCGCAGCTCCCACTGGAGGTCCCCCATGAACGCCTCGACCCGCTCTTCCCTGTCCCGCCTGCTCGTGGTCGCCAGCGTGCTCGCGCTCGCTGCGGGCTGCGCCGCGAACAAGCGCGACACCTACGTGCGCGAGCGCGCCGGTGAGCACGTCTACGGGCTGCCCGCGCCGCAGCTCTACCAGCAGGCCACGGCGCTGCTGAAGAGCAAGGGCTACTCGCTGCGCGAGGACGCGCCGCACTTCATCGCCGTGACCGAGTGGAAGCAGGACGGCGGCGGCTCGAACATCGCCACCGCGTGGAGCGCCTACCAGGTGCAGGTGATGCCGGTGAGCCCCACCAGCTCCACCGTGGTGTTCGAGAAGCAGAACCGCGTGGCGAAGGCCGCGGGCCAGAACGAGCTGGCCACCGGCGGCGACCGCAACGAGGCCGGCCTGATGAGCGCGAGCACGAGCCGCGACCTGGAGATGGAGTGGCTGCTGCTGCAGCGCGCGGACCCGCAGACGGCCGAGCAGCTGCAGGCGCAGGCCGGCAAGATGTAGCTAGTCGTTGAGCGGCAGCTCCACGCTGAGCCCGTCGTAGGCTACCTCCACCGGCCCCTTGAACTCCTCGCGCGCCTGCGCGAGGAGGCGCGTGGGGTCGGTGTCGTGGCGGCTGGAGAGGTGGGTGAGGACGAGGCGCTTTGCGCCCGCCTCGCGCGCCACCCGCCCCGCCTCGCGCGCCGTCGAGTGGCGCGTCTCCACCGCGCGCGCCTGCTCGTCGTCGCTGAAGGTGCTCTCGTGCACCAGCAGGTCCGCGCCCGCGGCCGCCTGCACGAGCGCGCTGCAGGGGCGCGTGTCCCCGCTGATGACCAGCCTGCGCCCGGCGCGCGCGCCGCCCAGCACGTCCTCGGGGCGCACCGTGGCGCCGCCCGGCAGCACCACGCTCTCGCCGCGCTGCAGCTTCCCGTAGTCCGGGCCGCTGGGCACGCCGAGCGCGCGCGCCCGCTCGAGGTTGAACTTGCCGGGGCGCGGGTCCTCCTTGAGCAGGTAGCCGAGCGCGTTGATGCGGTGGTCCACCTGCACCGCCTGCACGCGGTAGCCGCCGCGCGCCACCTCGTCCCCGTCCTTGAGCTCCACGAACTCCACCGGGAAGGCGAGCTGCTCCACGCCCAGGTGCACCGCCTGGTGCAGGAGCCTGCGCGCAGGGGGCGGCCCGTAGAGCGTGAGCGGCACCGCGCGCCCCTGCATGCCCAGCGTGCGCAGGAAGCCGATGATGCCGAGGTAGTGGTCCGCGTGGAAGTGGGTGAAGAAGACCGCGTCCACGCTGAAGCCGGTGCCGTAGCGCACCATCTGCCGCTGGCTGCCCTCGCCGCAGTCGAAGAGCAGCAGGTCCGCGTCCGCCTTCACCATCAGCCCGCTGAGGTTGCGGTGCAGCGTGGGCTGCGCGGCGGAGGTGCCGAGGAAGGTGAGCCTCAGAAGTGACATGCCGCTGCCCACGGTTCGCCTGGCCTCCGCTCGCGCGCACCGGGGGTGAAGGGAGCCGCGCACGCCCCGCGCCCTTTATCAGCTTTGCCGCCGCGCGGGCTTTCCCGCGGGCTCCGGGCTGCGGTACTTACCCGCGCCCGCCGCGGGTTTGTTCCCTACCGGCCGTGCCGCCCTCATGCCCGACTCGCTCACCCTGGCCCCCACGTCGGACCCGCGCACCTTCCGCGCGCCGGACGGCAAGCTGCTCACCCCTCCCGCCGGCTGGGCGATGCTGCCGCCCGGGGATGCGGGCCTCACCCGCCGGGTGAAGGCCGCGGGGCCCTCCTGGACGGTGCAGGAGAAGGTGGGCCGCAAGCTCTTCAGCCGCGGCGTCTGGGCCCCCGAGGGCAACATCCTCGCCGCCCGCGCCGCGCTGGAGGCCGAGCGCGCCACGCCTGCCTATGCGAAGCGCCGCGCCCAGGACTCGGCGCGCCGCGAGAAGGAGCAGGCGGAGTACGAGGTGGAGTTCGCCAACGCCTGCCTGCGCTTCCTCGCCTTCAGCCCGGCGTGGATGGCGCACGCGAAGCGGCTCGCGGTGCTCGTGGCCGCGCACGCGACGCCGGTGGGCAGCGGCACCGTGGCGCGCACCGAGCGCATCCCGGTGGAGCGGCGCGCGGAGGCGGCCGTCATCGCGTGGATGCGCCACCAGACCACCGCCTACGACTCGCTGAAGATTGCCCGGGTGAAGGGCGCCCGGCGCGAGGTGCGCCGCGAGCTCGCCGAGGTCAGCCGCGCCGTGCTGGACCTGCACCGGCGCGATGCGCCCCACGCCCCGCAGGCCTGCCCGCTGTGCACGGCGCTCGCGAGGCCTCCCTCGTCCTGAGCAGGGCATGAGACCCCAGGGCAGCCTCCAGGCGCGCAGCGCAACCTGCGCGCCCGCGCCCTGCTGTACCGCGGTCCCAGCCGGCCCAATCCTCTTGCGCCCCGTGCGCTGGCGTCCGCCTAGTGCGGCACGCGCGGCGTCGGTGCAGCCGCGCGAACAGGGAGCGCTGCCATGTACGACGTACGGATCCTCTCGGGCTCCACGACGGCCTTCGACGTCACGGACGCGTTCGGGCTCAACGCGAAGGGCAACACCGCCGGCGCGGGCTACGAGAACCAGCCCAGTGGGGCCATCGAGCTGCGCGGGCTCGCCTGGAACGTGGGCAGCGTGGGCGAGGCGCTGCCGCACGCGAGCGAGAGCCTGCTGTTCCGCGTGAACGCGAGCCAGGTGGGGGTGGGCCTGCGCGGGCACGACAACAGTCCCACGCAGGTGGCGATCCGCTTCCACAAGGGGACGATGAGCGACTTGCCGCTGGGGCCGGGCTCCATCGCCACCGGCATCAACGACGCCGGCCTCATCTGTGGCTGGAGCTGGAACGAGCCTCGCGCCTTCGTCTTCGACAGCGCGAGCGGGGTGGTGAGCGCCTGGATCGACCCGCTGCCTGGCGCGAGCAGCTGCGGCGCCCAGGCCATCAACGCCCAGGGCGAGGTGGCCGGCCTCTGCGAGAACGGGCACGCCTTCCTCCACGGCGCGGGCGGCGTGAAGGACCTGGGCGCGGCCTCCTTCGTCGCGGACCTGAACGAGGCGGGGCAGGTGTGTGGCTCGCTCGGCAGGCCCTTCCCGCAGAACTTCATGCCCGGCCTGTGCGCGGCGCGCGAGCCGTCGCCCGCCTTCGTCGAGCTTCCGGTGCCGCCGGGCTTCCTGGGCGGCCACGCCGACGGCATCAACGCGGCCGGCGATGTGGTGGGCACCTGCTGGACGGAGCAGAGCTACAACGGTCCCCAGAGTGCATTCCTGTACCGCGATGGCGTGAGCACCGACCTGAACACCCGCGTGTCCGCACCCGGCTGGCACCTGGAGAGCGCGGCGGACATCAACGACCACGGGCAGATCGTCGGAAGAGGCACCTTCGAGGGTCGACAGGTGGGCTACCTGCTCACGCCGCGCGAGAGCCTCTACGAGGGAACCTTCACGCTGCCAGAGCTGGTGGCCACGCTGCTCGGCGGCGTCACGGTGGACGGGGGCGGGTGGGCGGTCGTCGGTGGGAAGCCTCGCCCGGTGGACCCCTGGGGCCCCTGGACGCAGCTCGCCGAGCCCAAGCGCGACGCGCTGCTCGCGCTCGCGATGGACGAGCTGGCGATGATGCTCGCGGACGGTGGGGCGCGCGCCCAGGTGCGCGGTGCGCTCCTCGAGGCTGCGCGCGGCCAGCTCGAGGCGCTGCTCACGACGCGCGCCCAGGGCCGTGCGCTGCCCGCCCGCGAGGCAGGCCCCGCGCGCCGTACGCCGGCGCTGAAGCAGGGCCGCACGCCCCTGAGCCTGGTGCGCTTCTCGAAGCACTGAGCGGGGGCGGTGGCTACACCCGCACCGGCTCCACGCGGATGCGCCGGCCCTTGATGCGCCCCTCGCGCAGCCGCTCGAGCGCCGTGCGCGCCACGCCGCGCGCCACGGCCACGTAGGCGTGGCGGTCGTGCAGCTCGATCTTCCCCACGTCCGTGGCCTGCAGCCCCCCGGCCTCACCCGTGAGCGCGCCGAGGATGTCTCCCGGGCGCATCTTGTCCTTGCGGCCCGCGTCGATGAACAGGGTCGCCATGGGGGCCTCCAGCGACGGCGGGGGTGAGGCTTCGGGGCCGGGCTCCGCGCGCTCGAGGGGCTTGCCGGTGAAGCGCTCCAGCTCCTCCACCTTCGGGGCCTCGCGCGCGCTCGCGAGCGAGAGGGCCACCCCCGTGCGCCCGGCGCGGCCGGTGCGCCCGATGCGGTGCACGTAGATCTCCGGCTGCTGCGGCAGCTCGAAGTTGAGCACCGCGTCCAGCGCCTCCACGTCGATGCCGCGCGCCGCCACGTCCGTGGCCACGAGCACGCGGGTGCTGCCGTTGCGGAAGGTGGCCATCACCCGGTCGCGCTCGCTCTGCTCGAGGTCTCCCTGCAGCCCCGCGCAGCTCACCCCGCCCGAGCGCAGGAAGCGCTCCACGTCCGCTACGCTCGCCTTGAAGTTGCAGAACACGATGGCGCTGGCCGGCTGGTACTCGCGCAGGAGGCGCAGCAGCAGCGCAGGCTTCTGCTCCACTTCGCAGGTGTAGAGGCGCTGCTGGATGTCGGGCGCCGCCTGCGTCTCGGCGGCGATGGTGACGCGCGCCGGGGTGCGCTGGAAGGCGCGGCTGAGGGCCTCGATGTCCGGCGGGAAGGTGGCGC
It encodes the following:
- a CDS encoding alpha/beta fold hydrolase, whose amino-acid sequence is MLQLPSLRVHVLEAGPARGPLVLLLHGFPELAESWREVMRRLADAGLRCVAPDLRGYGGTDIPADGYDLDTLADDALQLAALLRPGERVSVVGHDWGGAIAYQLGMHHPERLARLAVVNAPHPAVMARRVWRPDQLLRSSYMGLFQLPWLPERLLSAHGGWLVPRAIRAAMVHPERVPLERLAPYAQNFARPAAAHAALAYYRCAVRRAVLRKDTGAPPPIRAPFRLVWAERDVALGRHLTRGLAPLFRGPFDVRYLPDVGHFAPLEAPEAVAALLQEHLRAATARAPATDALEAAAANDAGAEGSEAGPPSL
- the rnz gene encoding ribonuclease Z, translating into MSLLRLTFLGTSAAQPTLHRNLSGLMVKADADLLLFDCGEGSQRQMVRYGTGFSVDAVFFTHFHADHYLGIIGFLRTLGMQGRAVPLTLYGPPPARRLLHQAVHLGVEQLAFPVEFVELKDGDEVARGGYRVQAVQVDHRINALGYLLKEDPRPGKFNLERARALGVPSGPDYGKLQRGESVVLPGGATVRPEDVLGGARAGRRLVISGDTRPCSALVQAAAGADLLVHESTFSDDEQARAVETRHSTAREAGRVAREAGAKRLVLTHLSSRHDTDPTRLLAQAREEFKGPVEVAYDGLSVELPLND
- a CDS encoding DUF2293 domain-containing protein, which translates into the protein MPDSLTLAPTSDPRTFRAPDGKLLTPPAGWAMLPPGDAGLTRRVKAAGPSWTVQEKVGRKLFSRGVWAPEGNILAARAALEAERATPAYAKRRAQDSARREKEQAEYEVEFANACLRFLAFSPAWMAHAKRLAVLVAAHATPVGSGTVARTERIPVERRAEAAVIAWMRHQTTAYDSLKIARVKGARREVRRELAEVSRAVLDLHRRDAPHAPQACPLCTALARPPSS
- the dbpA gene encoding ATP-dependent RNA helicase DbpA; the protein is MDFASLALAPPLLQVVRELGFAQLTPIQAQSIPVLLQGQDLIGQSQTGSGKTAAFALPMLQKVQLERREVQALVLCPTRELCAQVVSEVRRLARRLPGLTVLELAGGQPVRPQVGALEKGAHVAVGTPGRVLDLLERRALDTRALTTVVLDEADRMLDMGFREDMERILATTPASRQTVLFSATFPPDIEALSRAFQRTPARVTIAAETQAAPDIQQRLYTCEVEQKPALLLRLLREYQPASAIVFCNFKASVADVERFLRSGGVSCAGLQGDLEQSERDRVMATFRNGSTRVLVATDVAARGIDVEALDAVLNFELPQQPEIYVHRIGRTGRAGRTGVALSLASAREAPKVEELERFTGKPLERAEPGPEASPPPSLEAPMATLFIDAGRKDKMRPGDILGALTGEAGGLQATDVGKIELHDRHAYVAVARGVARTALERLREGRIKGRRIRVEPVRV